A window of the Cannabis sativa cultivar Pink pepper isolate KNU-18-1 chromosome X, ASM2916894v1, whole genome shotgun sequence genome harbors these coding sequences:
- the LOC133032201 gene encoding uncharacterized protein LOC133032201, with protein sequence MSAGMDRYMQYRLAEQDEDCVDSFTDLLTNNNGKKNGRGPTQMRDIWGNHDGTKMEITCNEFGQPHDKNASKLTNFIGTLVRDGKNAPINYKSWHKVPDKYKDRMWKIIQEKFDIPPLAENWTMRSCGKELKNWKAYLKRTYYSETLSFEEQKKYKDKRVYAGQWEELIKYCATDDAKKISATNKASRGQKKYNHTTGTKSFAQIRAAQVQLQEKQELNEDVSKEKGMNDTFSEVMGKEKYGSVRMYGFGVCPSDVWENKSTKKGNQKKYIQTLEAELKELRSQVQANKQNYNANDTSIIPDMALNYNDNATSSQLAKKPCMSHNKESRRQLWFSSSAYDIPIVGEMVNLKSVTADPETIAIGLVVSKDSSKEVGGKELGDHYSEVVVQVCINPDEELIRPYGQYKTIGEVVGASIAWSTTFLVSRKSDKQLHDSMM encoded by the exons ATGTCTGCAGGTATGGATAGATATATGCAATATAGATTGGCTGAACAAGATGAAGATTGTGTAGATTCATTTACAGATTTGTTGACAAATAATAATGGTAAAAAGAATGGTAGAGGTCCAACACAAATGCGTGACATTTGGGGTAATCATGATGGTACAAAGATGGAAATCACATGTAATGAATTTGGGCAACCACATGATAAAAACGCAAGTAAGCTTACAAATTTTATTGGGACATTAGTACGAGATGGAAAAAATGCTCCAATTAACTACAAAAGTTGGCATAAGGTACCTGACAAATACAAAGATAGAATGTGGAAAATCATACAG GAAAAATTTGATATTCCTCCTCTGGCAGAAAATTGGACTATGCGGTCTTGTGGTAAGGAACTTAAAAATTGGAAAGCTTATCTTAAGAGAACTTACTATTCGGAAACTTTATCTTTTGAGgagcaaaaaaaatataaggatAAAAGAGTATATGCTGGGCAATGGGaggaattaataaaatattgcgCAACAGACGATGCAAag aaaatAAGTGCTACAAACAAAGCTAGTCGTGGTCAAAAGAAATACAACCATACAACTGGCACAAAAAGTTTTGCACAAATTAGAGCAGCACAG GTACAATTACAAGAGAAACAAGAGTTGAATGAAGATGTATCAAAGGAAAAGGGTATGAATGACACTTTCTCTGAAGTAATGGGTAAAGAAAAATACGGATCAGTCCGTATGTACGGCTTTGGTGTTTGCCCATCTGACGTATGGGAAAACAAATCCACCAAGAAAGGAAACCAAAAGAAGTATATACAGACTCTAGAAGCTGAATTGAAAGAATTAAGATCTCAAGTTCAAGCCAACAAGCAAAATTACAATGCAAATGACACATCTATTATACCTGACATG GCTCTTAATTACAATGACAATGCCACTTCTTCACAACTG GCCAAAAAGCCTTGTATGTCACATAACAAGGAATCTCGACGTCAGTTGTGGTTTTCATCTTCAGCATATGATATTCCAATT GTTGGTGAAATGGTTAATCTTAAGAGTGTTACTGCTGATCCTGAAACAATTGCTATTGGTCTAGTTGTTAGTAAAGATTCATCAAAAGAAGTTGGAGGAAAAGAGCTCGGAGATCATTATTCTGAAGTTGTTGTTCAAGTTTGTATCAACCCCGACGAGgaattaattagaccatatgGACAATACAAGACAATTGGTGAAGTTGTTGGAGCATCTATTGCATGGTCAACAACATTTCTG GTTTCACGAAAATCAGATAAACAACTTCATGATTCAATGATGTGA
- the LOC133032202 gene encoding mitogen-activated protein kinase kinase kinase 20-like, whose protein sequence is MKRLRRESDFYSNVHENDYSEEQSIYSINNTGKWKRSQLLGKGYNGTVYLVEMIKPPPIITSSRLNGSHPIMAVKTTLASRSDELKKEKKLLQLFHDSPYIVRCFGDDITITTDNNGNKTKLYNVFLEYAQGGCLADFMDVTILSETKVRQYTKSILRGLECVHKKGIVHCDLKPENILMVKEEDDDEDFVAKISDFGLSKKMSDDWRTPGIVKGTKVYWAPECVEDEIQEQCSDIWALGCIVLYMLTDGSMRWNNKMNETMSKDAKDFLVKCFEANPLERPSATMLLSHPFVGGSGFINKVIPKRKKIKNS, encoded by the coding sequence ATGAAGAGATTACGTAGAGAAAGTGATTTTTATAGCAATGTTCATGAAAATGATTATAGTGAAGAACAAAGTATTTACTCTATAAATAATACGGGTAAATGGAAACGAAGTCAACTACTTGGAAAAGGTTATAATGGCACTGTTTACTTGGTTGAGATGATCAAACCACCTCCAATAATAACATCATCACGTTTAAATGGTTCTCATCCTATTATGGCCGTTAAAACTACTTTGGCTTCTCGTAGTGATGAGctcaagaaggagaagaagttACTCCAACTCTTTCATGATAGTCCTTACATTGTTCGATGTTTTGGAGATgacataacaatcacaacagaCAACAACGGAAACAAAACTAAACTCTACAATGTTTTCTTGGAGTATGCTCAAGGTGGATGTTTAGCTGATTTTATGGACGTTACTATATTGTCTGAGACTAAAGTGAGACAGTATACAAAATCTATTTTGAGAGGACTTGAGTGTGTTCACAAGAAAGGTATTGTTCATTGCGATTTGAAACCTGAGAATATATTGATGGTGAAGGAAGAAGACGACGATGAGGATTTTGTGGCTAAAATATCGGATTTTGGACTTTCGAAAAAGATGTCTGATGATTGGAGGACTCCTGGTATTGTGAAAGGAACAAAAGTTTATTGGGCTCCGGAATGTGTAGAAGATGAAATTCAAGAACAGTGTTCAGATATATGGGCACTAGGTTGTATTGTTTTATATATGCTAACAGATGGAAGTATGAGATGGAACAACAAAATGAATGAAACTATGTCTAAAGATGCTAAAGATTTTCTCGTCAAGTGTTTTGAAGCCAATCCATTGGAAAGACCATCCGCCACCATGCTTTTGAGTCATCCATTTGTAGGTGGGAGTggatttattaataaagtaattCCTAAGAGAaaaaagataaagaactctTAA